In the Bacillota bacterium genome, GGCCCGAGACGGTGCCAATCCGGGGGATGCCAAACCCGTAACCCACCAGCAACAGGCCCGAAAAGAGGGCCATGTTGGCCAGCATCATACCGAAGACCTGGTTGCTCGACAGGCGTGCGTCCCGCCATATCGCCGGGGTGATGAACTGGTTGAGGGGAACGAGCTGCAGCGTATAAGCGAACAGCCACATCATGATCAGGCCCAGCAGGGGATAGAAAGCCGTCCAAAAGGTGACGCCCGCCGCGGTGGCCGCGTAGTCGAAGCGTGTACCCCGGTGCCATGCGATGATGCGCCCCAGAAGGAAGCCTATGTAGAACGAGACCACCGTGGCCGTGAAGAACAGCACCACGGTGCGAGGCGCCCGTTCGGCGATGATGTCCCAGACAGGCCGGGGATACTGGCTGAACGAAACCCCCAGGTTGCCGGTGAAGATGTTCTTCATGTAGTTGAGGTACTGCAAATACCACGGCTGGTCAAGCCCCAGCCGGTATGCCAGCTCCTGGCGAACCTCGGCGGTGATACGCGGGTTCTGCGTGAAAAGGATCGTGATGTCGCCGGGCATGGCCTGCAGGATGAAGTAGGTCACCGTCATGTACACGATGAGGGTTACGACGGCCTGCACCAACCGGATGCCGAGAAACCTTGCCAAATACCCAGCCTCCCCAAAAAGGTACGGGAGGGCCGCCTCGATGAAACGAGCGGCCCTCCGGCTCTTGGCCTGACTACTTAACGAGCTTCACCGTGGCCTGCAGGCCGTACACGTACTGCAGACCGCCCAGCACCTTGGTGTAAGGATACTGGACATGGTCGCGGCGGTAGGCTTCCATCACGGGCGTATCGAAGAGCACGATGTACGGCACCTCGTCGGCCAGGTACTCCTGGCCCTTGAACACCAGCTTCTTCGCCTCGTCGAGCGTCGTGGCGTCCTTCAGCGCCTCGGCGATCTTGTCGAACTCCGGATTGTTGTACCCGCCGGCGTTGAAGCCGCCAAGCCCGGACTGGCTGGAGTGGAAGAAGTAGTAGATGTGGTCCGGGTAGATGCTCAAGCTCCAGCCCAGCATCCACATGTCGAAGTTCTGCTCGTCGAAGACCCGCGTCGCGATGGTGTTGAAGTCCGTCAGGCGAGCACGGAGCGGGATGCCGACTTCCTGGGCCCACCGCTCGATCCAGAGGGCGAACGTGGCGCGCAGCGGGTCATACCCGGGGGCCGGCGCCAGCA is a window encoding:
- a CDS encoding ABC transporter permease — encoded protein: MARFLGIRLVQAVVTLIVYMTVTYFILQAMPGDITILFTQNPRITAEVRQELAYRLGLDQPWYLQYLNYMKNIFTGNLGVSFSQYPRPVWDIIAERAPRTVVLFFTATVVSFYIGFLLGRIIAWHRGTRFDYAATAAGVTFWTAFYPLLGLIMMWLFAYTLQLVPLNQFITPAIWRDARLSSNQVFGMMLANMALFSGLLLVGYGFGIPRIGTVSGRVLTEIGLWGGGLLATGAWWAQSGLARYALDILSHMVLPVATLSLVSFGGSMLLMRDSMLETIREDYVMAARARGLPERTVRDRYAARTALLPVITSLTLSIGFVVSGGIVTETVFSWPGLGLTLLEAARLYDYPLATGAFAFTGIFVVVAHIVADILHALLDPRLRVVGGEVTAAE